CCTTAAAAAGTGCTTGTCCAACAATGTTTGCTGCATCGCGGTGAGATGGGGTTGCAGTTGCAGTGTGAATAAATTCATATAGGCGATCTCTTCAAGTACAACGGCGTTATGCACGGCATTGGCAGGGTCTGTGCCCCAGGCAAAGGGTCCATGACTGTTTACCAGTACGGCAGGAATCTGGCAGGGAGAGAGCCCTCGTTGTTTAAAGGTTTCAATGATGACGCTGCCGGTGTCGTATTCGTAGCGTCCGTTGATTTCGTCATCCCGCATGGGGCGTGTACAAGGAATGGCGCCATAGAAATAATCCGCATGGGTTGTGCCCAGCGGCATTAAATCTTTTCCGGCCTGCGACCAGATGGTGGCGTGGCGGGAATGGGTATGGACGATGCCGCCAATGTCTGGAAAGGCGTGATACAGCGCCAGATGTGTGTCGGTATCAGACGACGGTTTTTTGTTTCCTTCGACAACGTTCCCACTGTGAATATCGACGACGACCATATCATCCAGATTCATATCGTCATAGTCGACACCGGAAGGTTTAATCACCATTACCCCTTTTTCGCGATCAATTCCGCTGACATTTCCCCAGGTAAAGGTGACCAGTTGATGAGCCGGCAAAGATAAATTAGCGGCAAGCACTTTATTCTTCAGTGTATTCATTCTTTACTCCTGAATTACCGTTTGATTTTATAAAAAACGGATGTCCTCTCGTTCTTTAATTGGCGTGGTTTCAAAGTTTTTATTTAAATTACGCCGAATAAAGAAGATGTAAAATTCAGACTGATGCTTTATACGTGCAAAACAACGAAAACGGTCAAACTCGGAACAATTCGGTCATGTTTTTACGTTTTATGCGTGCCCGCCCATGACCGAATGGTGGTTTTTCCGTGGAGGCAACAGAGAGAAATAGCGATATTTTGTGATTTATGTTGTGTTTTTTGATTGTTTGTTGCTTTTGTTGCAATTGAATTTTTGGCTTTTATCACGTTACGATGTGTGTGTTATTGCTGTAAAACGATCCTTGACACTACTCACTTTAATTCTGGGCAAAAAGATTAATGATAAACACATGATGGAATCGGATGTCGTGGGTCAATATTATGTTGCAGGCAGAACGTTATAAAATGATTTGTGCGCATGTTCAGAAAATGGGTGCAGTGCGCGTTACGGAACTGTCGCAATTATTTCAGGTTTCGCAGGAAACGATTCGCAGAGATCTGACGAGGTTGGAAAAAAATAAGAAACTCACCCGCAGCTTTGGTGGTGCAGTTTCACTGGATACGCCGGATGTTACGTCTGTGACAGTTGAAGACAATGCCTGGCAAACAAATAGCGTGGATCGGGCGGAATCTTTTCGTAAACGTACGGAAGAACATCCTGACGTTAAAGCAAAAATCGCCAAGGCAGCACTCCAGTTTATTCATCCAGGCGACTGCATTTTGATGGATAACAGCAGCACCTGCTGGTTTCTGGCCCGGCAAATCCCGGATATCGATATTACGGTCGTGACCAATTCACTCCGTATTATCCAGGCGTTAGCTTGCCGGGATAACGTTCGTATTATCGGTATTGGCGGTGAGTATTCCGAGCGTCATGATGATTTTCATGGCCCGGTTGCGGAGAGCGCCATTAGAAACTTTCAGATTAATAGTTTCTTTTTTTCCTGTCAGGGCTTGAACCTGGAAAATGGAATCCGTGATGGCAGTGAAATAAATGCCCGACTGAAACAGGTTATGTTACAGGTTTCGGCAAAAAAAATACTCATGGTTGACTCCAGTAAGTTCGAACAGTTTGCCTTTAGTAAAATATGTATGTTGGATGAAATTGATATTATGGTTACCAATAGTTGTTGTGATGAGCGTTACCGTAGTTTGCATCCACAGTTAAATGTTGTTGAAGTTGATAAGTAATAGATGTGAATCGTTATCTGAATAATTGAGATAACATCCCGATTATTTAGCCAATACCAGAGAAAAGTTGAAATTAATAAAAAGTCAGGCTGATATTTTTATCGGGTTTCCCTGACACATGACGCTATTTCTTAAGGAAATTACGATGAAAAAATTAATCTTACCCTGCCTGATGAGTGCTGTTTTGACATCCACTGTTGCCTGGGCGGAACAACCCGCTACACCGCAAAAAGCAAACAAACCTTTTACGATGGGTGTTGTGGTTAAGGTGGGAGGCATTCCCTGGTTTAACGTAATGGAACAAGGTATTAAGGAAGAAGGAAAAGCATTAGGCGTTAATGCCTGGCAAGTGGGGCCGACGACGGCAGACCCGGCTGAACAGGTCCGCGCCATCGAAGATTTAATTGCTAAAAAAGTCGATGTGATTGGCGTAGTGCCAAATGACGCGAAAGTCCTGGAGCCTGTTCTGAAGCGCGCGCAGGAAGCGGGTATTAAGGTCATTACGCATGAGTCGCCAAACCAGGCGAATGCTGACTGGGACTTTGAATTGCTTAACACCCAGACAATGGGTGCCAACCATATGAAAGATATGGCGAAATGCATGGGTGAAGAAGGAAAGTACGCCATGTTCGTGGGAAGCCTCACAGTGCC
The DNA window shown above is from Citrobacter farmeri and carries:
- the araD gene encoding L-ribulose-5-phosphate 4-epimerase; its protein translation is MNTLKNKVLAANLSLPAHQLVTFTWGNVSGIDREKGVMVIKPSGVDYDDMNLDDMVVVDIHSGNVVEGNKKPSSDTDTHLALYHAFPDIGGIVHTHSRHATIWSQAGKDLMPLGTTHADYFYGAIPCTRPMRDDEINGRYEYDTGSVIIETFKQRGLSPCQIPAVLVNSHGPFAWGTDPANAVHNAVVLEEIAYMNLFTLQLQPHLTAMQQTLLDKHFLRKHGANAYYGQ
- a CDS encoding DeoR/GlpR family DNA-binding transcription regulator — its product is MLQAERYKMICAHVQKMGAVRVTELSQLFQVSQETIRRDLTRLEKNKKLTRSFGGAVSLDTPDVTSVTVEDNAWQTNSVDRAESFRKRTEEHPDVKAKIAKAALQFIHPGDCILMDNSSTCWFLARQIPDIDITVVTNSLRIIQALACRDNVRIIGIGGEYSERHDDFHGPVAESAIRNFQINSFFFSCQGLNLENGIRDGSEINARLKQVMLQVSAKKILMVDSSKFEQFAFSKICMLDEIDIMVTNSCCDERYRSLHPQLNVVEVDK
- a CDS encoding substrate-binding domain-containing protein, with amino-acid sequence MKKLILPCLMSAVLTSTVAWAEQPATPQKANKPFTMGVVVKVGGIPWFNVMEQGIKEEGKALGVNAWQVGPTTADPAEQVRAIEDLIAKKVDVIGVVPNDAKVLEPVLKRAQEAGIKVITHESPNQANADWDFELLNTQTMGANHMKDMAKCMGEEGKYAMFVGSLTVPLVNDWADAAIAYQKEHYPKMTLVEDRFGVAESVDDSMRTANDLMSKYKDLKGIMSFGSQGPIGAGRAIDKRKKNDAICVFGTFTPGQGIKLLEKGAIDGGYISNPMTAGKVFVQVATAMMNGEPIKDGVKLGDMGQINVQNNTILSDNPEKLDLENTQRLVKLGL